One window from the genome of Diceros bicornis minor isolate mBicDic1 chromosome 1, mDicBic1.mat.cur, whole genome shotgun sequence encodes:
- the EIF4EBP3 gene encoding eukaryotic translation initiation factor 4E-binding protein 3 isoform X2, protein MSTSTSCPIPGGRDRLPNCYSTTPGGTLYATTPGGTRIIYDRKFLLECKNSPIARTPPCCLPQIPGVTTPPTAPPSKLEELKEQETEEEIPDDAQFEMDI, encoded by the exons ATGTCCACATCCACGAGCTGCCCGATCCCCGGGGGCAGGGACCGGCTGCCCAACTGCTACAGCACCACGCCGGGGGGCACGCTATATGCCACTACCCCGGGAG GCACCAGGATCATCTACGACCGAAAGTTCCTGCTGGAGTGCAAGAACTCACCCATTGCCCGGACGCCCCCCTGCTGCCTCCCTCAGATTCCCGGGGTCACAACTCCTCCAACAGCCCCACCGTCCAAGCTGGAGGAGCTGAaggagcaggaaacagaggaagaGATACCTG ATGACGCACAATTTGAAATGGACATCTAA
- the EIF4EBP3 gene encoding eukaryotic translation initiation factor 4E-binding protein 3 isoform X1, with amino-acid sequence MLLLEPRPEAPLNQKSLPGPAGMTPSCFMVLSNNLVRPRSLLSAVKASQLRSCWAAEQQPFKTQGIVTPRSLKSLCLGSQTALYPNSCLLPSPYPLTGTRIIYDRKFLLECKNSPIARTPPCCLPQIPGVTTPPTAPPSKLEELKEQETEEEIPDDAQFEMDI; translated from the exons ATGCTCCTCTTAGAGCCAAGACCTGAAGCTCCCCTAAACCAAAAGTCCCTGCCTGGACCAGCTGGGATGACGCCCTCTTGCTTTATGGTGCTTAGCAACAACTTGGTTAGGCCCAGAAGTCTTTTAAGTGCTGTGAAGGCTAGTCAGCTGAGatcatgctgggctgcagagcagcAGCCTTTTAAAACACAGGGAATTGTAACCCCCAGGTCCCTAAAAAGCTTGTGCCTGGGGTCCCAGACAGCTCTGTACCCAAATTCCTGCCTCTTACCTAGCCCCTACCCCTTGACAGGCACCAGGATCATCTACGACCGAAAGTTCCTGCTGGAGTGCAAGAACTCACCCATTGCCCGGACGCCCCCCTGCTGCCTCCCTCAGATTCCCGGGGTCACAACTCCTCCAACAGCCCCACCGTCCAAGCTGGAGGAGCTGAaggagcaggaaacagaggaagaGATACCTG ATGACGCACAATTTGAAATGGACATCTAA
- the SRA1 gene encoding steroid receptor RNA activator 1 produces MAELYVKPGNKERGWNDPPQFSYGLQTQAGGPKRTPLTKRVAAPQDGSPRVPISETSPGAPRMGPPPLSSKASRPPPVGSCPASSVEPTNFPVIECETLLEDVLKPLEQALEDCRGHTKKQVCDDISRRLALLQEQWAGGKLSTPVKKRMALLVQELSSHQWDAADDIHRSLMVDHVTEVSQWMVGVKRLIAEKRSLSSEEAKEEKSTATAEEHQTVPGVQRAP; encoded by the exons ATGGCGGAGCTGTACGTGAAGCCGG GCAACAAGGAGCGCGGCTGGAACGACCCACCGCAGTTCTCCTACGGGCTGCAGACCCAGGCTGGCGGTCCCAAGCGCACACCGCTCACCAAGAGGGTCGCCGCCCCCCAAGATGGATCCCCTAGAG TTCCTATCTCAGAGACTTCTCCTGGGGCCCCCCGAATGGGGCCTCCACCTCTTTCAAGTAAGGCTTCCAGGCCCCCCCCTGTGGGGAGTTGTCCTGCCTCCAGTGTGGAGCCCACAAATTTCCCAGTCATTGAGTGTGAGACTCTACTAGAAGATGTGCTGAAACCTTTGGAACAGGCATTGGAGGACTGCCGTGGCCACACAAAG AAGCAGGTATGTGATGACATCAGCCGACGCCTGGCTCTGCTGCAAGAACAGTGGGCTGGAGGGAAGCTGTCAACGCCTGTAAAGAAGAGGATGGCTCTGCTGGTGCAAG aGCTTTCCAGCCACCAGTGGGATGCAGCAGATGACATCCACCGCTCACTCATGGTTGACCATGTGACTGAGGTCAGTCAGTGGATGGTGGGAGTTAAAAGATTAATTGCGGAAAAGAGGAGCCTGTCTTCAGAGGAGGCCAAGGAAGAGAAATCTACAGCCACAGCTGAGGAGCACCAGACTGTCCCAGGCGTCCAACGGGCTCCATAA
- the APBB3 gene encoding amyloid-beta A4 precursor protein-binding family B member 3 isoform X2, translating into MLGKDYMLAIILVNCDDDLWGDQSLEGEPGLPPGWRKIHDAAGTYYWHVPSGSTQWQRPTWEPGDAEDPGTRTEGIWGLRPPKGRSFSSLESSLDRSNSLSWYGEESYIQSVEPGAKCFAVRSLGWVEVPEEDLVPGKSSIAVNNCIQQLAQTRSRSQPPDGAWGEGQNMLMILKKDAMSLVNPLDHSLIHCQPLVHIRVWGVGSSKGRDFAFVAGDKDSCMLKCHVFRCDVPAKAIASALHGLCAQILSERVGISSDSPCCSLDPISPEDLPRQVELLDAVSQAAQKYEALYVGTLPVTKAMGMDVLNEAIGTLTTRGDRDVWVPAMLSVSDSLMTAHPIQVQYQKCLVASAARGKAWGAQARARLRLKRTSSLDSPGGPVPLPLLKGGVGGAGAAPRKRGVFSFLDALRLKPSLLHMP; encoded by the exons ATGCTGGGCAAGGACTACATGCTGGCCATCATTCTGGTCAACTGCGATG ATGACTTGTGGGGGGACCAGAGTCTGGAGGGGGAACCAGGCCTGCCCCCTGGTTGGAGGAAGATCCACGATGCTGCAGGTACTTACTATTGGCACGTACCCAGCGGTAGCACCCAGTGGCAGCGCCCAACCTGGGAGCCAGGAGATGCAGAGGACCCAGGCACG AGGACGGAGGGGATTTGGGGACTTCGGCCCCCCAAGGGGAGATCCTTCTCCAGCCTGGAGAGCTCACTGGACCGGAG TAACTCTCTATCCTGGTATGGTGAGGAATCCTACATCCAGAGTGTGGAGCCCGGGGCTAAG TGCTTTGCAGTCCGCTCTCTGGGCTGGGTAGAGGTACCTGAAGAGGACCTGGTGCCAGGGAAGAGCAGTATTGCAGTCAATAACTGCATTCAGCAGCTGGCCCAGACCCGCAGCCGGAGCCAGCCCCCAGATGGTGCCTGGGGCGAG GGTCAGAACATGCTGATGATCTTGAAGAAGGACGCCATGAGCCTGGTGAATCCCCTGGACCACAGTCTGATCCACTGCCAGCCTCTGGTGCACATCCGTGTATGGGGTGTGGGCAGCTCCAAGGGCCG GGACTTCGCTTTTGTGGCGGGTGACAAAGACAGCTGTATGCTCAAGTGCCATGTCTTTCGCTGTGATGTCCCTGCCAAGGCCATTGCCAGTGCCCTCCACGGGCTCTGTGCCCAG ATCTTGTCAGAGCGAGTAGGGATCAGTAGTGATTCCCCTTGCTGCTCCCTAGACCCCATCTCCCCTGAAGACCTGCCACGGCAAG TGGAGCTGCTGGATGCGGTGAGCCAGGCTGCTCAGAAGTACGAGGCACTGTACGTGGGGACCCTGCCAGTCACCAAAGCCATGG GCATGGACGTGCTGAACGAGGCTATTGGTACTCTCACCACCCGGGGGGACCGGGATGTCTGGGTCCCTGCCATGCTCAGTGTGTCTGACTCCCTCATGACTGCACATCCCATTCAG GTTCAGTACCAGAAGTGTCTTGTGGCCTCTGCAGCTCGAGGCAAGGCCTGGGGTGCCCAGGCCCGTGCCCGCCTGCGGCTCAAGCGGACCAGCTCCTTGGACTCCCCGGGAGGTCCTGTGCCTCTCCCTCTACTCAAAGGAGGGGTTGGGGGTGCTGGGGCAGCCCCTCGAAAGCGGGgtgtcttctcttttcttgatGCCCTCCGGCTGAAACCCTCTCTGCTCCATATGCCCTAA
- the APBB3 gene encoding amyloid-beta A4 precursor protein-binding family B member 3 isoform X1 — translation MLGKDYMLAIILVNCDDDLWGDQSLEGEPGLPPGWRKIHDAAGTYYWHVPSGSTQWQRPTWEPGDAEDPGTRTEGIWGLRPPKGRSFSSLESSLDRSNSLSWYGEESYIQSVEPGAKCFAVRSLGWVEVPEEDLVPGKSSIAVNNCIQQLAQTRSRSQPPDGAWGEGQNMLMILKKDAMSLVNPLDHSLIHCQPLVHIRVWGVGSSKGRDFAFVAGDKDSCMLKCHVFRCDVPAKAIASALHGLCAQILSERVGISSDSPCCSLDPISPEDLPRQVELLDAVSQAAQKYEALYVGTLPVTKAMGMDVLNEAIGTLTTRGDRDVWVPAMLSVSDSLMTAHPIQAEAGAEEEPLWQCPVRLVTFIGVGRDPHTFGLIADLGHQSFQCAAFWCQPHAGGLSEAVQAACMVQYQKCLVASAARGKAWGAQARARLRLKRTSSLDSPGGPVPLPLLKGGVGGAGAAPRKRGVFSFLDALRLKPSLLHMP, via the exons ATGCTGGGCAAGGACTACATGCTGGCCATCATTCTGGTCAACTGCGATG ATGACTTGTGGGGGGACCAGAGTCTGGAGGGGGAACCAGGCCTGCCCCCTGGTTGGAGGAAGATCCACGATGCTGCAGGTACTTACTATTGGCACGTACCCAGCGGTAGCACCCAGTGGCAGCGCCCAACCTGGGAGCCAGGAGATGCAGAGGACCCAGGCACG AGGACGGAGGGGATTTGGGGACTTCGGCCCCCCAAGGGGAGATCCTTCTCCAGCCTGGAGAGCTCACTGGACCGGAG TAACTCTCTATCCTGGTATGGTGAGGAATCCTACATCCAGAGTGTGGAGCCCGGGGCTAAG TGCTTTGCAGTCCGCTCTCTGGGCTGGGTAGAGGTACCTGAAGAGGACCTGGTGCCAGGGAAGAGCAGTATTGCAGTCAATAACTGCATTCAGCAGCTGGCCCAGACCCGCAGCCGGAGCCAGCCCCCAGATGGTGCCTGGGGCGAG GGTCAGAACATGCTGATGATCTTGAAGAAGGACGCCATGAGCCTGGTGAATCCCCTGGACCACAGTCTGATCCACTGCCAGCCTCTGGTGCACATCCGTGTATGGGGTGTGGGCAGCTCCAAGGGCCG GGACTTCGCTTTTGTGGCGGGTGACAAAGACAGCTGTATGCTCAAGTGCCATGTCTTTCGCTGTGATGTCCCTGCCAAGGCCATTGCCAGTGCCCTCCACGGGCTCTGTGCCCAG ATCTTGTCAGAGCGAGTAGGGATCAGTAGTGATTCCCCTTGCTGCTCCCTAGACCCCATCTCCCCTGAAGACCTGCCACGGCAAG TGGAGCTGCTGGATGCGGTGAGCCAGGCTGCTCAGAAGTACGAGGCACTGTACGTGGGGACCCTGCCAGTCACCAAAGCCATGG GCATGGACGTGCTGAACGAGGCTATTGGTACTCTCACCACCCGGGGGGACCGGGATGTCTGGGTCCCTGCCATGCTCAGTGTGTCTGACTCCCTCATGACTGCACATCCCATTCAG gcagaggctggtgcagaggagGAGCCACTGTGGCAGTGCCCTGTGCGACTTGTGACCTTTATTGGTGTTGGCCGCGACCCACACACCTTTGGCCTCATTGCCGACCTGGGCCATCAGAGCTTCCAGTGCGCGGCCTTCTGGTGCCAGCCCCATGCAGGGGGACTCTCTGAAGCTGTGCAGGCTGCTTGCATG GTTCAGTACCAGAAGTGTCTTGTGGCCTCTGCAGCTCGAGGCAAGGCCTGGGGTGCCCAGGCCCGTGCCCGCCTGCGGCTCAAGCGGACCAGCTCCTTGGACTCCCCGGGAGGTCCTGTGCCTCTCCCTCTACTCAAAGGAGGGGTTGGGGGTGCTGGGGCAGCCCCTCGAAAGCGGGgtgtcttctcttttcttgatGCCCTCCGGCTGAAACCCTCTCTGCTCCATATGCCCTAA
- the APBB3 gene encoding amyloid-beta A4 precursor protein-binding family B member 3 isoform X4, with protein MLQVLTIGTYPAVAPSGSAQPGSQEMQRTQARGRRGFGDFGPPRGDPSPAWRAHWTGGNVVLLPALLCSSNSLSWYGEESYIQSVEPGAKCFAVRSLGWVEVPEEDLVPGKSSIAVNNCIQQLAQTRSRSQPPDGAWGEGQNMLMILKKDAMSLVNPLDHSLIHCQPLVHIRVWGVGSSKGRDFAFVAGDKDSCMLKCHVFRCDVPAKAIASALHGLCAQILSERVGISSDSPCCSLDPISPEDLPRQVELLDAVSQAAQKYEALYVGTLPVTKAMGMDVLNEAIGTLTTRGDRDVWVPAMLSVSDSLMTAHPIQAEAGAEEEPLWQCPVRLVTFIGVGRDPHTFGLIADLGHQSFQCAAFWCQPHAGGLSEAVQAACMVQYQKCLVASAARGKAWGAQARARLRLKRTSSLDSPGGPVPLPLLKGGVGGAGAAPRKRGVFSFLDALRLKPSLLHMP; from the exons ATGCTGCAGGTACTTACTATTGGCACGTACCCAGCGGTAGCACCCAGTGGCAGCGCCCAACCTGGGAGCCAGGAGATGCAGAGGACCCAGGCACG AGGACGGAGGGGATTTGGGGACTTCGGCCCCCCAAGGGGAGATCCTTCTCCAGCCTGGAGAGCTCACTGGACCGGAG GAAATGTGGTCCTCTTACCAGCTCTGCTCTGTTCCAGTAACTCTCTATCCTGGTATGGTGAGGAATCCTACATCCAGAGTGTGGAGCCCGGGGCTAAG TGCTTTGCAGTCCGCTCTCTGGGCTGGGTAGAGGTACCTGAAGAGGACCTGGTGCCAGGGAAGAGCAGTATTGCAGTCAATAACTGCATTCAGCAGCTGGCCCAGACCCGCAGCCGGAGCCAGCCCCCAGATGGTGCCTGGGGCGAG GGTCAGAACATGCTGATGATCTTGAAGAAGGACGCCATGAGCCTGGTGAATCCCCTGGACCACAGTCTGATCCACTGCCAGCCTCTGGTGCACATCCGTGTATGGGGTGTGGGCAGCTCCAAGGGCCG GGACTTCGCTTTTGTGGCGGGTGACAAAGACAGCTGTATGCTCAAGTGCCATGTCTTTCGCTGTGATGTCCCTGCCAAGGCCATTGCCAGTGCCCTCCACGGGCTCTGTGCCCAG ATCTTGTCAGAGCGAGTAGGGATCAGTAGTGATTCCCCTTGCTGCTCCCTAGACCCCATCTCCCCTGAAGACCTGCCACGGCAAG TGGAGCTGCTGGATGCGGTGAGCCAGGCTGCTCAGAAGTACGAGGCACTGTACGTGGGGACCCTGCCAGTCACCAAAGCCATGG GCATGGACGTGCTGAACGAGGCTATTGGTACTCTCACCACCCGGGGGGACCGGGATGTCTGGGTCCCTGCCATGCTCAGTGTGTCTGACTCCCTCATGACTGCACATCCCATTCAG gcagaggctggtgcagaggagGAGCCACTGTGGCAGTGCCCTGTGCGACTTGTGACCTTTATTGGTGTTGGCCGCGACCCACACACCTTTGGCCTCATTGCCGACCTGGGCCATCAGAGCTTCCAGTGCGCGGCCTTCTGGTGCCAGCCCCATGCAGGGGGACTCTCTGAAGCTGTGCAGGCTGCTTGCATG GTTCAGTACCAGAAGTGTCTTGTGGCCTCTGCAGCTCGAGGCAAGGCCTGGGGTGCCCAGGCCCGTGCCCGCCTGCGGCTCAAGCGGACCAGCTCCTTGGACTCCCCGGGAGGTCCTGTGCCTCTCCCTCTACTCAAAGGAGGGGTTGGGGGTGCTGGGGCAGCCCCTCGAAAGCGGGgtgtcttctcttttcttgatGCCCTCCGGCTGAAACCCTCTCTGCTCCATATGCCCTAA
- the APBB3 gene encoding amyloid-beta A4 precursor protein-binding family B member 3 isoform X3, with the protein MLGKDYMLAIILVNCDDDLWGDQSLEGEPGLPPGWRKIHDAAGTYYWHVPSGSTQWQRPTWEPGDAEDPGTRTEGIWGLRPPKGRSFSSLESSLDRSNSLSWYGEESYIQSVEPGAKCFAVRSLGWVEVPEEDLVPGKSSIAVNNCIQQLAQTRSRSQPPDGAWGEGQNMLMILKKDAMSLVNPLDHSLIHCQPLVHIRVWGVGSSKGRDFAFVAGDKDSCMLKCHVFRCDVPAKAIASALHGLCAQILSERVGISSDSPCCSLDPISPEDLPRQVELLDAVSQAAQKYEALYVGTLPVTKAMGMDVLNEAIGTLTTRGDRDVWVPAMLSVSDSLMTAHPIQAEAGAEEEPLWQCPVRLVTFIGVGRDPHTFGLIADLGHQSFQCAAFWCQPHAGGLSEAVQAACMDDGDGTFRFKKAT; encoded by the exons ATGCTGGGCAAGGACTACATGCTGGCCATCATTCTGGTCAACTGCGATG ATGACTTGTGGGGGGACCAGAGTCTGGAGGGGGAACCAGGCCTGCCCCCTGGTTGGAGGAAGATCCACGATGCTGCAGGTACTTACTATTGGCACGTACCCAGCGGTAGCACCCAGTGGCAGCGCCCAACCTGGGAGCCAGGAGATGCAGAGGACCCAGGCACG AGGACGGAGGGGATTTGGGGACTTCGGCCCCCCAAGGGGAGATCCTTCTCCAGCCTGGAGAGCTCACTGGACCGGAG TAACTCTCTATCCTGGTATGGTGAGGAATCCTACATCCAGAGTGTGGAGCCCGGGGCTAAG TGCTTTGCAGTCCGCTCTCTGGGCTGGGTAGAGGTACCTGAAGAGGACCTGGTGCCAGGGAAGAGCAGTATTGCAGTCAATAACTGCATTCAGCAGCTGGCCCAGACCCGCAGCCGGAGCCAGCCCCCAGATGGTGCCTGGGGCGAG GGTCAGAACATGCTGATGATCTTGAAGAAGGACGCCATGAGCCTGGTGAATCCCCTGGACCACAGTCTGATCCACTGCCAGCCTCTGGTGCACATCCGTGTATGGGGTGTGGGCAGCTCCAAGGGCCG GGACTTCGCTTTTGTGGCGGGTGACAAAGACAGCTGTATGCTCAAGTGCCATGTCTTTCGCTGTGATGTCCCTGCCAAGGCCATTGCCAGTGCCCTCCACGGGCTCTGTGCCCAG ATCTTGTCAGAGCGAGTAGGGATCAGTAGTGATTCCCCTTGCTGCTCCCTAGACCCCATCTCCCCTGAAGACCTGCCACGGCAAG TGGAGCTGCTGGATGCGGTGAGCCAGGCTGCTCAGAAGTACGAGGCACTGTACGTGGGGACCCTGCCAGTCACCAAAGCCATGG GCATGGACGTGCTGAACGAGGCTATTGGTACTCTCACCACCCGGGGGGACCGGGATGTCTGGGTCCCTGCCATGCTCAGTGTGTCTGACTCCCTCATGACTGCACATCCCATTCAG gcagaggctggtgcagaggagGAGCCACTGTGGCAGTGCCCTGTGCGACTTGTGACCTTTATTGGTGTTGGCCGCGACCCACACACCTTTGGCCTCATTGCCGACCTGGGCCATCAGAGCTTCCAGTGCGCGGCCTTCTGGTGCCAGCCCCATGCAGGGGGACTCTCTGAAGCTGTGCAGGCTGCTTGCATG GATGATGGAGACGGCACCTTCAGGTTCAAGAAGGCTACGTGA
- the SLC35A4 gene encoding probable UDP-sugar transporter protein SLC35A4: MADDKDSLPKLKDLAFLKNQLESLQRRVEDEVSSGVGQDGSLLSSPFLKGFLAGYVVAKLRASAVLGFAVGTCTGIYAAQAYAVPNVEKTLRDYLRSLRKGPD; encoded by the exons ATGGCGGATGACAAG GATTCTCTGCCCAAGCTTAAGGACTTGGCGTTTCTCAAGAACCAGCTGGAGAGCTTGCAGCGGCGTGTGGAAGATGAAGTCAGCAGTGGTGTGGGCCAG GATGGCTCGCTGTTGTCCTCCCCATTCCTCAAGGGCTTCCTGGCTGGCTATGTGGTGGCCAAACTGAGGGCATCAGCAGTATTGGGCTTTGCCGTGGGCACCTGCACTGGCATCTACGCAGCTCAGGCATATGCTGTGCCCAATGTGGAGAAGACATTGAGGGATTATCTGCGGTCACTGCGCAAGGGGCCCGACTAG
- the LOC131406247 gene encoding probable UDP-sugar transporter protein SLC35A4 has protein sequence MSVEDGGMPGLGHPRQACWTLMLLLSTAMYGAHAPLLALCHVDGRVPFRPSSAVLLTELTKLLLCAFSFLVGWQAWPRGAPPWRQAAPFALSALLYSANNNLVIYLQRYMDPSTYQVLSNLKIGSTALFYCLCLRHRLSARQGLAVLLLMAAGACYAAGGLQDPRNPHPGPPSAAAAGSMPLHITPLGLLLLVLYCLISGLSSVYTELLMKRQRLPLALQNLFLYTFGVLLNLGLHAGGGPGPGLLEGFSGSAALVVLSQALNGLLMSAVMKHGSSITRLFVVSCSLVVNAMLSAALLQLQLTAAFFLATLLIGLAVHLYYGSH, from the coding sequence ATGAGTGTAGAGGACGGGGGTATGCCAGGCCTTGGCCATCCCAGGCAGGCCTGCTGGACCCTGATGCTACTTCTGTCCACTGCTATGTATGGTGCCCATGCCCCATTGTTGGCACTGTGCCATGTGGATGGCCGAGTGCCCTTCCGGCCCTCCTCAGCTGTGCTGCTGACTGAGCTGACCAAGCTCCTGTTGTGCGCCTTCTCCTTCCTGGTGGGCTGGCAAGCATGGCCCCGGGGGGCCCCACCCTGGCGCCAGGCTGCCCCCTTTGCACTATCAGCCCTGCTCTACAGTGCTAACAACAACCTGGTGATCTATCTTCAACGTTATATGGACCCGAGCACCTACCAGGTGCTGAGCAATCTCAAAATTGGAAGCACGGCCCTGTTCTACTGCCTCTGTCTCCGACACCGCCTCTCTGCACGCCAGGGCTTAGCAGTGCTGCTGCTGATGGCAGCAGGGGCCTGCTATGCAGCTGGTGGCCTCCAGGACCCTAGGAACCCCCATCCTGGTCCTCCTTCAGCAGCTGCTGCTGGCTCCATGCCCCTGCACATCACTCCACTAGGACTGCTGCTTCTCGTCCTATACTGCCTCATCTCAGGCTTGTCATCCGTGTATACAGAACTGCTCATGAAGCGACAGCGGCTGCCCCTGGCACTTCAGAACCTCTTCCTCTACACCTTTGGTGTGCTTCTGAACCTAGGTCTGCATGCAGGTGGCGGCCCAGGGCCAGGCCTCCTGGAGGGTTTCTCAGGATCGGCAGCGCTCGTGGTGCTGAGCCAGGCACTAAATGGACTGCTCATGTCAGCTGTCATGAAGCATGGCAGCAGCATCACACGCCTCTTTGTTGTGTCCTGCTCACTAGTGGTCAACGCCATGCTCTCAGCAGCCCTGCTGCAGCTCCAGCTCACAGCTGCCTTCTTCCTGGCCACACTGCTCATTGGCCTGGCTGTGCACCTGTactatggcagccactag